Proteins from a single region of Amblyomma americanum isolate KBUSLIRL-KWMA chromosome 10, ASM5285725v1, whole genome shotgun sequence:
- the Fkbp12 gene encoding peptidyl-prolyl cis-trans isomerase Fkbp12 isoform X2, with amino-acid sequence MGVEVQTISPGDGQTFPKAGQTVVVHYTGTLADGSKFDSSRDRGKPFKFRIGKGEVIRGWDEGVAQMSVGQRAKLVCSPDYAYGSMGHPGIIPPNAVLTFDVELLRLE; translated from the exons ATGGGCGTTGAAGTGCAGACCATTTCTCCCGGCGACG GCCAGACATTCCCCAAGGCAGGCCAGACAGTGGTGGTGCATTATACAG GCACCCTGGCTGACGGTTCCAAGTTTGACTCGTCGCGGGACAGGGGCAAGCCCTTCAAGTTCCGCATTGGCAAGGGGGAAGTGATCCGTGGCTGGGACGAGGGTGTCGCCCAG ATGAGTGTGGGCCAGCGAGCCAAGCTGGTCTGCTCGCCAGATTACGCCTATGGATCAATGGGCCACCCTGGCAT CATCCCACCAAATGCCGTGCTCACCTTTGACGTGGAACTGCTGCGGCTCGAGTAA
- the Fkbp12 gene encoding peptidyl-prolyl cis-trans isomerase Fkbp12 isoform X1 — protein sequence MGVEVQTISPGDGQTFPKAGQTVVVHYTGTLADGSKFDSSRDRGKPFKFRIGKGEVIRGWDEGVAQMSVGQRAKLVCSPDYAYGSMGHPGIYPWMVSVVAGVIGGQSLMNWCSLVGYPNRSIRRGRVAVC from the exons ATGGGCGTTGAAGTGCAGACCATTTCTCCCGGCGACG GCCAGACATTCCCCAAGGCAGGCCAGACAGTGGTGGTGCATTATACAG GCACCCTGGCTGACGGTTCCAAGTTTGACTCGTCGCGGGACAGGGGCAAGCCCTTCAAGTTCCGCATTGGCAAGGGGGAAGTGATCCGTGGCTGGGACGAGGGTGTCGCCCAG ATGAGTGTGGGCCAGCGAGCCAAGCTGGTCTGCTCGCCAGATTACGCCTATGGATCAATGGGCCACCCTGGCATATATCCTTGGATGGTCTCTGTGGTGGCTGGGGTAATAGGGGGTCAGTCCTTAATGAACTGGTGCAGCCTTGTTGGTTACCCAAACAGGAGCATTCGAAGAGGCAGGGTTGCAGTGTGCTGA